The Anopheles coluzzii chromosome 2, AcolN3, whole genome shotgun sequence genome window below encodes:
- the LOC120956712 gene encoding uncharacterized protein LOC120956712 — MDSKPKNSYKTAKGEHLFTMEDTLQFISKIEACPLLWNKRDPQYKDVAKQDNVWQKVASELSILVLLAKEKWQNLRSTYRKNRIKVNNSIQSGAGCNEIFRPNWFAYEAMQFLNENLSAGDTIDTLRPPKSLVHRQNLEATSIPSKIPRLSPSSSVTNLDGAVPSTSKNKGSLGQHIPSTSTNKGSPGIPSTSPGQTPRFQLMPGTSIVRGQRVQIMSNATSGQALRFQPIPVMSTSQAAPNTFSGQIPRFQLVPSLSAGVGTQVQAQNDTSTGHESRGQPVPITSTDQAVAVQSRSNTTTGIPETDQGVRVHSELETSMNEEQEEQPNNASSQNAPRLSRQARVDGKILSCLEYLESSYQKMQEREPVSAFLDLVAERMLRRKKEDLEKMQNEILQVIERFEIDDKNE; from the exons ATGGATTCGAAACCGAAAAATTCGTATAAAACCGCTAAGGGAGAA CATTTGTTTACGATGGAGGATACTTTGCAATTTATATCCAAAATAGAAGCGTGTCCACTTTTGTGGAATAAAAGGGATCCTCAATATAAAGATGTGGCAAAGCAAGACAATGTGTGGCAGAAAGTGGCCAGTGAATTGAGCATTCTTGTACTTTTAGCCAAAGAGAAGTGGCAAAATCTACGGTCTACATACAgaaaaaatcgaataaaaGTTAACAATAGTATCCAGTCGGGAGCAG gttgtaatgaaatatttagaCCAAATTGGTTCGCGTACGAAGCGATGCAGTTTCTCAACGAAAATCTAAGTGCTGGAGACACAATTGATACG TTAAGACCACCTAAAAGTTTGGTTCACCGGCAAAATTTGGAAGCAACAAGCATCCCTTCCAAAATACCACGGCTATCTCCGTCGTCTAGCGTGACGAATCTTGATGGAGCAGTACCAAGCACGTCGAAGAACAAGGGATCGCTTGGTCAGCATATACCAAGCACGTCGACGAACAAGGGATCACCAGGAATACCAAGCACGTCCCCTGGCCAGACACCGCGTTTCCAGCTTATGCCTGGAACGTCGATCGTACGAGGACAGCGTGTCCAAATTATGTCAAACGCGACATCGGGACAAGCGTTGCGATTTCAGCCAATACCGGTCATGTCGACTAGCCAGGCTGCACCAAACACGTTCTCAGGACAGATACCTCGGTTCCAACTTGTACCATCACTGTCCGCGGGAGTTGGAACACAAGTTCAGGCGCAAAATGACACGTCGACGGGACACGAATCGCGCGGTCAGCCAGTTCCGATAACGTCAACAGATCAAGCAGTAGCGGTCCAGTCAAGATCGAACACGACAACTGGCATACCTGAAACGGACCAGGGAGTACGGGTCCATTCGGAACTGGAAACTTCGATGAacgaagaacaagaagaacaacCTAATAACGCATCGTCACAAAATGCTCCACGGCTTTCCAGACAAGCTAGAGTTGATGGAAAAATTTTGAGCTGTCTAGAATATCTTGAGAGTTCATATCAAAAAATGCAAGAGCGAGAACCCGTGTCTGCGTTTTTAGATTTGGTAGCCGAACGAATGCTACGTAGAAAAAAAGAGGATttggaaaaaatgcaaaatgagaTTTTGCAGGTCATTGAACGATTTGAAATCGATGATAAAAATGAATAG
- the LOC125906930 gene encoding uncharacterized protein LOC125906930: protein MSKSSSSFVCDERRQEKQAAANFTACNLYIIKLVQQHLNSVVEFRPLHQIQRMTPSNIVPASRSCTTVSTALAATKHAPLVPHFHNLDGGQQLYDGRLQPPG, encoded by the exons ATGTCAAAAAGTTCGTCAAGCTTCGTGTGTGATGAAAGGCGACAAGAAAAGCAAGCAGCCGCAAATTTTACAGCTTGTAATTTGTATATTATCAAGCTTGTACAACAG CATTTAAACTCGGTGGTAGAGTTCCGCCCGCTCCATCAAATACAGAGAATGACGCCGTCCAATATTGTTCCTGCCTCGCGGTCGTGCACTACCGTCAGCACTGCACTAGCCGCAACAAAACATGCGCCCCTTGTCCCACATTTCCATAATCTCGACGGTGGTCAACAGCTGTACGACGGCCGCCTACAGCCACCGGGATAG
- the LOC120961128 gene encoding uncharacterized protein LOC120961128: MSKGWAVSDISQSDEQPDAKEQDDMHFAARKTTNEWLSGSWPLRHFDETVPTNKRKAEWIRFRDQFKRIVACKAPVDSKTRVTGLKIFAGSYLLSIIEMQQRNLPSKSEDIYNETIRALDDYFSDLCDASKERMKFREMKMKVHEPFADWVLRLEKQAVLCEFVGAQREEEIMQAVVRRSVPEISAKLYEMANFFGNNLERVISHGKHLDFIRTEEAERKPEGEEGNSAQSQDDRRALIRPVNAILSAKVPANRYKPYETKWSKMRDTGSRVQKNEERREGMRLCTKCGRTHGWGQCKAFRAKCFSCGRTGHFAEFCFAAKRNHNTMGMKQEAERVNQLITGKATSSGVISDPRIVNCVIGSVEFKFLVDSGATVNTVTKKGWERIKEECSTVIQDITLHPEEILKGYATHRPLEVICSFRAYVGVKDAGQDRQLASFL, from the exons ATGAGTAAAGGCTGGGCAGTTAGCGATATATCACAAAGTGATGAACAGCCGGATGCAAAAGAGCAGGATGACATGCATTTTGCTGCTAGAAAAACTACCAACGAGTGGTTGTCAGGATCGTGGCCGTTAAggcatttcgatgaaacagtGCCAACTAACAAACGCAAGGCGGAATGGATACGGTTTCGAGATCAGTTTAAGAGGATAGTGGCATGCAAAGCGCCTGTTGATTCAAAAACCCGTGTAACGGGTCTAAAGATTTTTGCAGGAAGCTATTTGTTGAGCATCATCGAAATGCAGCAGCGAAATTTGCCGTCCAAATCGGAGGATATATACAACGAAACTATCCGCGCACTTGACGATTATTTTAGTGATTTGTGCGACGCATCAAAAGAGAGGATGAAGTTCCGTGAGATGAAGATGAAAGTGCATGAACCATTTGCGGACTGGGTGCTGCGTCTTGAAAAGCAAGCGGTGTTATGCGAATTCGTGGGTGCGCAGCGTGAGGAGGAGATAATGCAGGCGGTGGTACGGCGATCGGTTCCAGAAATATCTGCTAAGCTTTACGAAATGGCAAACTTTTTCGGTAACAATTTAGAACGGGTAATTAGCCATGGAAAACATCTCGATTTCATTCGCACGGAAGAGGCGGAGAGGAAGCCGGAAGGAGAAGAAGGGAACTCCGCGCAGAGTCAGGATGATCGACGAGCGTTGATAAGACCGGTGAATGCTATCCTTTCGGCGAAAGTTCCGGCTAATCGATATAAGCCTTACGAGACAAAGTGGAGTAAAATGCGAGATACTGGATCTCGAGTACAGAAGAATGAGGAAAGGCGTGAAGGAATGCGACTCTGTACGAAGTGCGGACGTACGCACGGTTGGGGCCAATGCAAAGCATTTCGCGCGAAATGTTTCTCTTGCGGGAGAACCGGCCATTTTGCCGAATTTTGCTTTGCAGCAAAAAGGAACCATAATACAATGGGAATGAAACAAGAAGCCGAGCGTGTCAACCAG ctgATAACTGGCAAGGCAACGTCATCTGGGGTGATAAGTGATCCGCGTATCGTGAATTGTGTTATAGGATCGGTGGAGTTTAAATTCTTGGTGGATTCGGGGGCGACAGTGAATACGGTAACTAAGAAAGGTTGGGAGAGGATCAAGGAAGAATGTAGTACGGTAATTCAAGACATTACATTGCACCCAGAAGAAATTTTGAAAGGATATGCTACTCATCGACCGTTAGAAGTGATATGTTCATTTCGGGCTTATGTGGGGGTGAAGGATGCTGGACAGGACAGGCAATTGGCAAGTTTTTTGTAG
- the LOC125906926 gene encoding uncharacterized protein LOC125906926 has protein sequence MRKERRDGKGTRTNVHTSALSENENTGGGDRQRIEPLRSLVRSCVRARARLCVCMCVHACVAVCVFAASHNENLRDHLAKNTKKGGGVGVCVCMCACMRAWLCMCVYVCLHACMAVYVCVCVLACVRGCVCVCMCACMRAWLCMCVYVCLHACVAVYVCVCVLACVHGCVCVCMCACMRAWLCMCVYVCLHACMAVYVCVCVLACVHGCVCVCMCACMRAWLCMCVYVCFCCLAISYGITLRKHVGGGGGVRCVCACLRALCVCFCVHVLRDHFAKNTKGRRRRCVCVCVCMFFFSLPIRTLSRI, from the coding sequence ATGAGGAAGGAGAGGAGGGACGGCAaaggtacacgcacaaacgtgcACACATCAGCCTTGTCGGAGAACGAGAACACGGGAGGGGGAGACCGGCAACGTATAGAACCTTTACGCTCCCTCGTacgttcgtgcgtgcgtgcacgcgcgcgtctatgtgtgtgtatgtgtgtgcatgcctgcgtggctgtgtgtgtttttgccgcttCGCATAACGAGAACCTACGGGATCACCTTGCAAAAAACACCAagaaagggggaggggtaggtgtatgtgtgtgtatgtgtgcttgcatgcgtgcgtggctgtgtatgtgtgtgtatgtgtgcttgcatgcgtgcatggctgtgtatgtgtgtgtatgtgtgcttgcatgcgtgcgtggctgtgtatgtgtgtgtatgtgtgcttgcatgcgtgcatggctgtgtatgtgtgtgtatgtgtgcttgcatgcgtgcgtggctgtgtatgtgtgtgtatgtgtgcttgcatgcgtgcatggctgtgtatgtgtgtgtatgtgtgcttgcatgcgtgcgtggctgtgtatgtgtgtgtatgtgtgcttgcatgcgtgcatggctgtgtatgtgtgtgtatgtgtgcttgcatgcgtgcatggctgtgtatgtgtgtgtatgtgtgcttgcatgcgtgcgtggctgtgtatgtgtgtgtatgtgtgcttttgctgtttggcgatctcctacggaatcaccttgcgaaaacacgtggggggggggggaggagtgaggtgtgtgtgtgcttgcctgcgtgctttgtgtgtgtgtttttgcgttcacGTTCTACGGGATCActttgcgaaaaacaccaaggggaggaggaggaggtgtgtgtgtgtgtgtgtgtgtatgttttttttttctttgccgatTCGCACTCTCTCGCGGATCTAG